Proteins from a single region of Aureibacter tunicatorum:
- a CDS encoding TerD family protein — protein sequence MAVNLVKGQRSNIETNSFNVGLGWDINSRGESDLDVTAFMLDESGNTISESFIVFYNQLESADKAVVHTGDNRTGDGDGDDEVISVDISKLDSRVDQIVFVVTIHEAEERGQNFGQVRNSYIRITDKKSNEEIMIYELDEDYSVEKSIEFGRLYKRSGQWKFEAMGIGYMEDLGFFVQKYGLEV from the coding sequence ATGGCAGTAAATTTAGTAAAAGGGCAAAGATCTAATATCGAGACGAATAGCTTCAACGTAGGCTTGGGTTGGGATATTAATTCAAGAGGAGAGTCAGACCTTGATGTGACAGCATTTATGTTGGATGAGTCTGGCAATACGATTTCTGAATCATTTATTGTTTTTTATAATCAACTTGAATCGGCTGACAAGGCAGTCGTTCATACCGGAGATAACAGAACCGGCGATGGCGATGGCGATGATGAAGTGATCAGCGTTGATATCTCGAAACTTGATTCTAGAGTCGATCAGATAGTGTTTGTGGTGACGATACATGAAGCCGAAGAACGAGGTCAAAATTTTGGTCAGGTAAGAAACTCTTACATTCGTATCACAGATAAAAAGTCCAATGAAGAAATTATGATTTATGAATTGGATGAAGATTATTCCGTTGAAAAATCGATAGAGTTCGGAAGGCTGTATAAGCGTTCAGGCCAATGGAAGTTTGAAGCTATGGGAATTGGATACATGGAAGATTTAGGTTTCTTTGTTCAAAAATATGGATTAGAGGTTTAA
- a CDS encoding GNAT family N-acetyltransferase: MKSMIQSPGLKLANRNDKPIIKNILIDSFRHDPHIMWLIEQSPKQNKLELIMDYLIEDAFEEGEIYLTNDNMAVALWKTEKKSALTIGGLKRDFSFLWNMGLDCVIRNLNNKTNTAKQFPKNQAFYYLYSIAVSPEAQGRGLASRLMNPMLEECAVRNLPVFLETGNAMNVEIYKKKGFVLTERIDQGSLSVYYMKYFPN; encoded by the coding sequence ATGAAATCTATGATTCAAAGCCCTGGCTTGAAGTTAGCAAATAGAAATGATAAGCCGATCATCAAAAATATCTTAATAGACTCATTCAGGCATGATCCCCATATAATGTGGTTGATTGAGCAATCTCCTAAGCAAAATAAGCTTGAGCTTATAATGGATTATCTTATAGAAGATGCTTTCGAAGAAGGAGAGATTTATCTTACAAATGATAACATGGCGGTCGCTTTATGGAAAACGGAAAAAAAATCGGCATTAACGATTGGAGGCTTGAAGAGAGATTTTTCGTTTTTATGGAATATGGGCTTGGATTGCGTGATTCGGAATTTGAATAACAAAACCAATACCGCAAAGCAGTTCCCCAAAAATCAAGCGTTTTATTATTTGTATTCGATCGCAGTTTCTCCAGAAGCACAGGGGAGAGGCTTGGCTAGTCGTTTGATGAACCCTATGCTTGAAGAATGCGCAGTTAGAAACTTGCCGGTTTTCCTAGAGACGGGCAACGCCATGAATGTGGAGATATACAAGAAAAAAGGCTTTGTATTGACAGAAAGAATAGACCAAGGAAGTTTAAGCGTATACTATATGAAGTATTTTCCCAATTAG
- a CDS encoding Crp/Fnr family transcriptional regulator has protein sequence MDYLTYINSHAIPKLKKLMMTEAEKYLELLSISKSDCLLKEGSVCNYYYFVEEGILRNFYTKKGIEVTTGFTFPNDVATNFRSSLLKKESDETIQAVVDSKVYRMSIQDFEMIKDKYPELREIRETLTSAYVLLLEERLHSIQFCTAAERYRFLLENNSYILKQIPLTYIASYLGVTLETLSRIRANAR, from the coding sequence ATGGATTACTTGACTTACATAAATAGTCATGCGATACCCAAGCTAAAAAAGCTGATGATGACGGAGGCGGAGAAGTACCTGGAGCTCCTTTCGATAAGTAAAAGCGATTGCTTGCTTAAGGAAGGCAGTGTTTGCAATTATTACTACTTTGTTGAGGAAGGCATCTTGAGGAATTTTTATACTAAAAAAGGAATAGAGGTAACTACAGGCTTTACGTTTCCCAATGACGTAGCGACGAATTTTCGAAGTTCTTTGCTCAAAAAGGAAAGTGATGAGACAATTCAAGCGGTTGTGGATAGCAAGGTGTATAGGATGAGCATTCAAGATTTTGAGATGATTAAAGACAAGTATCCTGAATTGAGGGAGATTCGAGAGACGTTGACTTCCGCCTACGTTTTATTGCTTGAAGAGCGATTGCACTCCATACAGTTTTGCACCGCGGCTGAGCGGTATCGTTTTTTGCTGGAGAATAATTCATACATTTTAAAGCAAATTCCACTGACTTATATCGCTTCTTATTTGGGGGTTACGCTGGAGACATTGAGCCGAATAAGAGCAAATGCTCGTTGA
- a CDS encoding AraC family transcriptional regulator — protein MKSYHRIKIHDVFEYIDRNLNEDLSLEVLANQASMSPYHFHRIFKMITSETPNGYIVRRKIEKSASELVHHLTSITEIALMFGFQDNSSFTRSFKKYYGMSPTAFRLEHPNKFLRIKMINSKNGQVYPDSEQYICFINELKQWIMKNAKKVGIKNLPAMQVAYIHSMGLEELGRNYQKLVQWGMSEGLMNDQSQMITIYHDSFKVTEPHKVRMDACLLLQKELKQAKEEVRLKFIPEGKFIVGSFELGMQEFEQAWTGLFLWMNENEYQKADREPFGIYYNDFNSHPEKKAIVDLCIPIK, from the coding sequence GTGAAAAGCTATCATCGTATCAAAATCCATGATGTTTTTGAGTACATAGATCGTAATTTGAATGAGGATTTGTCATTGGAAGTATTGGCAAACCAAGCTAGCATGTCGCCTTATCACTTTCATCGTATTTTTAAGATGATTACAAGTGAAACTCCCAATGGGTATATTGTTAGACGAAAAATTGAGAAGTCGGCATCTGAGCTTGTTCATCATTTGACGAGTATTACTGAGATTGCTTTGATGTTTGGTTTTCAGGATAATTCTTCATTTACCCGATCTTTCAAAAAGTATTACGGCATGAGTCCTACAGCTTTCAGACTTGAGCATCCCAATAAGTTCTTAAGGATTAAAATGATAAATAGCAAGAATGGCCAAGTCTATCCTGATTCGGAACAATACATTTGTTTTATCAATGAACTAAAACAATGGATTATGAAAAATGCGAAAAAGGTAGGCATTAAGAATTTGCCAGCGATGCAAGTCGCTTATATCCACAGTATGGGGTTGGAAGAGTTGGGACGTAATTATCAAAAACTTGTGCAATGGGGAATGTCAGAAGGCTTAATGAATGATCAAAGCCAAATGATCACAATCTATCATGACAGCTTCAAGGTTACTGAACCTCATAAAGTGAGAATGGATGCTTGTTTGCTTCTTCAAAAAGAGCTAAAGCAAGCAAAAGAGGAGGTCAGACTAAAATTTATCCCTGAAGGAAAATTTATCGTCGGAAGTTTTGAATTAGGCATGCAGGAGTTTGAGCAGGCGTGGACTGGATTATTTTTATGGATGAATGAAAATGAATATCAAAAAGCGGATCGAGAGCCTTTTGGAATTTATTACAACGACTTCAATAGCCATCCAGAGAAGAAAGCGATAGTGGATTTGTGCATACCGATTAAGTAA
- a CDS encoding glucosaminidase domain-containing protein, producing MNRFLSLLMLFSACAMIGCSTSKKVQVTSKPTVQRKASSGSYNNKVHRYIDTYSDIAMSQMKTHKIPASITLAQGILESGSGESDLAKRSNNHFGIKCHSDWKGKKVYHDDNRKGECFRKYNHPRESFNDHSLFLKKSRYQFLYKYKPHDYKSWAHGLKKAGYATDSRYPQKLIDLIERYDLHKYDQLVLKGKSKAPKQETPKKTKSNSSAKTHTVAKGDTLYSLSRKYGMSVDQIKRLNGLKSNTISIGQKLKVN from the coding sequence ATGAATAGATTTTTATCATTACTCATGTTATTTTCTGCATGCGCTATGATTGGGTGCAGCACGAGCAAAAAAGTTCAAGTAACATCAAAGCCTACAGTACAAAGAAAAGCAAGCTCAGGCAGTTATAATAATAAAGTACACAGGTATATCGATACATATTCTGATATTGCGATGAGCCAGATGAAAACCCACAAGATTCCGGCGAGTATCACTCTGGCTCAAGGGATATTAGAGTCAGGCAGTGGAGAGAGTGATCTAGCCAAGCGTTCCAATAACCACTTTGGAATCAAATGCCATTCGGACTGGAAGGGTAAGAAAGTATATCATGACGATAATCGCAAGGGTGAATGTTTCAGAAAGTACAATCATCCAAGAGAGTCCTTCAATGATCATTCCTTGTTCTTGAAGAAAAGTCGATACCAGTTTCTGTATAAATACAAGCCTCATGATTACAAATCTTGGGCGCATGGATTGAAAAAGGCAGGTTATGCGACTGATAGTAGATATCCGCAAAAGCTAATCGATCTTATCGAGCGTTATGATCTTCATAAATATGATCAACTGGTATTGAAAGGAAAAAGCAAGGCGCCTAAACAAGAAACTCCTAAGAAGACAAAGTCGAACAGCAGTGCTAAAACGCATACAGTAGCCAAAGGAGATACGCTTTATTCGTTGTCGAGAAAATACGGCATGTCCGTGGATCAGATAAAACGCCTGAATGGCTTGAAGTCTAATACCATCAGCATCGGGCAGAAGTTGAAGGTTAATTAG